GGAAGTACCTGCTCCACCTCCTCGATGAACCGCGAAGCGCCCGGCTCTCGCGACTCGTACCACGCGGCCGCCTCGGCGAGTTCAGAGACGGCCTCCGGTGCGAGGCGCACCGGTTTCATCTGGACGGCAGACGGATCCGGGCACGCGCCTCGTCCCATGAGATGCCAGGGCTGCCGGCGAGCGCGGCGCGTGCCCGCCGCTCGACCTCGGCGATCCAGGCATCGTCGGTGCGCTGCTCGCCGGAGAGCGGCGGCTCGAGGCTGTCGAGCAGCTCGATTACGAGCTCCGCACGCTCCTTGGGGGAAAGCGCGAGCACCTCTCGCAGCAGCTGGTCGGCGGTCCGCGACATGGCTCCACTGTACTCCGCTCGGCGGCCGATGCGAAGGGATGACCGCGTGCAGCTGCCATTGCCGAGGAACACGATGAGCCAACAACGTGAGACAGCGGCGGCGTCTCACCCGGTGACCCGCTCGAGGGGGCTCCACAGGTGACCTGTCCCGGCTGCCGCCGGATCAATCGCGACGAGGCGATATTCTGCGACGCCTGTGGCCATCGCCGAGGCGAGCCCGCCGGGCCCGAACGCCTGCGTGACCCGTGCGCCTACACGCCGAGGCACCTCGCCCAGAAGGTTCCGGCCGCGCCGTCGAACTTGCTGGGTTGAAGGGGGGCATGCACGGGTAGACCTCATGGGACGTAAGCTCAAGGGCGTGTCGCCGGCGATTGCGCTGTTTGCGGCGTGCACGGCGCTGCCGATGCCCGGCTGGGGTCAAGACGCGAGTGCGCTGGATCTGATCAAACGCGTGCGCGAAGCGGCTCCCAAGGGGCCGTTCACGGCAAAAGGCACGCTCAGCTCGGATCGCGGGTGGACGCGGGAGTTCGAGGTGAGCCACAAATGGACGGACGGCGTCAGTGTCACCTACATCGAAGTGACAGCCCCCAGCGATTTGAAGAACACACGTTTCCTGGTCTTCGATCGCGACACGGGCCGCGATGAGCAGCACATCTACGTGCCGGCCTTGAAGCGCAGCATTCAAGTGGGGGACGATATGAGGAAGCAACCGTTCCTCGGCTCGGAGTTCTATGTTGGCGATCTGGTGCAGCCGAATCTGGATACGTTCGACTACGGCTTCGCCGGCGAGGAAGAGGTCGCCGGGCGGAAGTGCAAGCTGGTGGGCGCCGTCCCGAAGAACCCGGCGGAAGAGCTGTACAGCAAGTCGATCCTCGCCGTCGATCCGACCGATCTGCTCATCGTGAGGGGACAGTTCTTCGACAACAAAGGCAAGCTGCAGAAGGTTTTCACGATCGAGAAAGTGGAGAGGATCGATGGGGTCTGGATGCCACTGGAGCAACAGATGGTCAACGTCCAGGAAAACCGCTGGTCGCGGTTCGACCTCAGCGAGGTGAAATACGACGTCACGGTTCCCGACGAGGTCTTCAGCCGGTCGTACCTGAGGCGCTAGGGCGAGGGGCATGAAGGCACTGTGGGCGATGATCCGGAAGGAGTTCGTGCACATCATTCGCGACCCGCAGCTGATTGGTTTCGTGCTTGGCTTGCCGGTGCTCTTGCTGCTGCTGTTCGGCTATGCCTTGCGCCTCAGGGTAGACAACATGGCGATCGCGGTGTGCGACCAGGACCGCACGTTCTTCAGCGTGCAGGTCAAGGACCGCCTACAGCGCGACGGGCAGTTCCGCCTGGTCGAGGTGGACTCCGAGGCGGCCATTCGCTCCATGCTGCAGAACGGTCACGCACGCGTTGGGTTGATCATTCCCACGGGTTTCACGGAGCGGCTGGCCAATAACGAGCAGACGACCTTCTCGCTCTTTGTCGACGGCACGATGCCGGCGCTTGCGCAGGCAGGCTTGTACGGCGCACGTGTGCTCACGAACGAGAAGGCGTTGGAGGAGCTGAAATTCGACGATCCGGACCGCCCGTCGCCGCCGGTGCGCAAGCCGCCCATCAAGCTGGATGAGATCATCCTGTTCAACGCCGAGCTGCGCGATTCGGATTTCTTTCTGCCAGGTACCATCGGCATCGTGATCATGGTCGTCGTGCTCGTACTGTCGGCTGGGCTCGTGCGCGAAAAGGAGCAGGGAACCATCGAACAGCTGCTGGTGACCCCCATCTCGCGCTCCGCGTTGATCGCCGGGAAGATGATCCCGTACGGCGTCATCGCCGCGCTCGACTTCGTCTTGGTGACGCTGCTGGCGCGGCTGGTCTTCCAGCTACCGCTGAGCGCCTCGGCTGTGCTGCCCGTGGGCGCGTTGGCGGTGTTGTTCATTCTCTCACTGCTGGCGTTGGGCGCCCTCATATCGACGCTGTCGAAAACGCAGCTGCAGGCCAACTTCATGGCGGTGTTCATCATCGTGCCGTCCATCGTCATGTCGGGGTTCGTCTTTCCCATCGAGGCCATTCCGCGCTGGTTACAGCCCGTGGCCTGGAGTCTTCCGATGACCTACTTCGTCGACGCGATCCGGGGCCTCACGCTCAAAGGCAACAGCGTGGCCGAGCAGTCGTGTGACTTCATCGTACTCGGCGGCTTCATGGTGGGCTTCTTCGGCCTCAGCTTGGCACGTTTCCGCAAGCAGCTAGCGTAGAGAGCGATGTCGGCACAACGAGACGAGCTCCGCGTCCCGAAAGGAACGGTCATCTTCCGGCAGGGCGATCCCGGACACGAGATGTTTGTCATCTCCAAGGGGCAGGTCCGGCTGACCATCGGGACGGGAGGGATCGAGAAGGAAGTCGGGTTGTTCGGCCCCGGGACCTTCTTCGGTGAGTTGTCATTGCTCAGTGAGGAGCCGCGAAGTGCCACGGCCACTGCTGCGGAAGATTCGACGTTGTTGGTCATCGGACGGGACGTGTTCAAGATGATGGTCCAGGACGACCTGGATATTGTGTTCCGGATGATGAACATCCAGGGCCAGCGGCTCGGTCGGACGAACCCGCCGATTCAAGCTCTCACGCAACGGATGGTGCGCGTGCGCGTCGCGGCCCATTGCCTGCAGCGCCTCGGTG
The Deltaproteobacteria bacterium DNA segment above includes these coding regions:
- a CDS encoding outer membrane lipoprotein-sorting protein; amino-acid sequence: MGRKLKGVSPAIALFAACTALPMPGWGQDASALDLIKRVREAAPKGPFTAKGTLSSDRGWTREFEVSHKWTDGVSVTYIEVTAPSDLKNTRFLVFDRDTGRDEQHIYVPALKRSIQVGDDMRKQPFLGSEFYVGDLVQPNLDTFDYGFAGEEEVAGRKCKLVGAVPKNPAEELYSKSILAVDPTDLLIVRGQFFDNKGKLQKVFTIEKVERIDGVWMPLEQQMVNVQENRWSRFDLSEVKYDVTVPDEVFSRSYLRR
- a CDS encoding ABC transporter permease, producing MKALWAMIRKEFVHIIRDPQLIGFVLGLPVLLLLLFGYALRLRVDNMAIAVCDQDRTFFSVQVKDRLQRDGQFRLVEVDSEAAIRSMLQNGHARVGLIIPTGFTERLANNEQTTFSLFVDGTMPALAQAGLYGARVLTNEKALEELKFDDPDRPSPPVRKPPIKLDEIILFNAELRDSDFFLPGTIGIVIMVVVLVLSAGLVREKEQGTIEQLLVTPISRSALIAGKMIPYGVIAALDFVLVTLLARLVFQLPLSASAVLPVGALAVLFILSLLALGALISTLSKTQLQANFMAVFIIVPSIVMSGFVFPIEAIPRWLQPVAWSLPMTYFVDAIRGLTLKGNSVAEQSCDFIVLGGFMVGFFGLSLARFRKQLA
- a CDS encoding Crp/Fnr family transcriptional regulator, producing MSAQRDELRVPKGTVIFRQGDPGHEMFVISKGQVRLTIGTGGIEKEVGLFGPGTFFGELSLLSEEPRSATATAAEDSTLLVIGRDVFKMMVQDDLDIVFRMMNIQGQRLGRTNPPIQALTQRMVRVRVAAHCLQRLGGTDPQLPFTVDMQQLASELAVNPEAVNATVTDLVQRGIGSIEDRRWSIQKREDVDQLIAALCAYAAGPGG